The Pseudomonas parafulva genome window below encodes:
- a CDS encoding 3-carboxy-cis,cis-muconate cycloisomerase, whose translation MSQADNQLFDLYFTTPAMRAIFSDRGRLQGMLDFEAALARAEASVGLVPHTAVPAIEAACKAERYDVQALAQAIAVAGNSAIPLVKALGKVVASGVSEAERYVHLGATSQDAMDTGLVLQLRDALDLIEVELAGLAEALARQALQHADTPLVGRTWLQHATPVTLGMKLAGVLGALTRHRQRLRELRPRLTCLQFGGASGSLAALGSKALPVAEALAAQLRLNLPEQPWHTQRDRLVEFASVLGLIAGSLGKFGRDVSLLMQTEAGELFEPSAPGKGGSSTMPHKRNPVGAAVLIGAATRVPGLLSTLFAAMPQEHERSLGLWHAEWETLPEICCLVSGALQQARLIAEGMEVDAERMGRNLELTQGLVLAEAVSIVLAQRLGRDTAHHLLEQCCQRAVAEGRHLRAVLGDERQVTEQLSDEELDRLLDPAHYLGQARVWVARAVAEHQRLTV comes from the coding sequence ATGAGTCAGGCGGATAACCAGCTGTTCGATCTTTACTTCACCACCCCGGCGATGCGCGCGATTTTCTCCGACCGAGGCCGGCTACAGGGCATGCTCGATTTCGAGGCGGCCCTGGCTCGCGCCGAGGCGAGTGTCGGGCTGGTACCGCACACGGCGGTGCCGGCCATCGAAGCCGCGTGCAAGGCCGAGCGCTACGATGTCCAGGCCCTGGCCCAGGCCATCGCGGTGGCCGGCAATTCGGCCATTCCGTTGGTCAAGGCGCTGGGCAAAGTGGTCGCCAGCGGTGTGTCCGAGGCCGAGCGTTACGTCCACTTAGGCGCCACCAGCCAGGACGCCATGGACACTGGCCTGGTACTGCAATTGCGTGACGCGCTGGACCTGATCGAAGTCGAGCTGGCTGGGTTGGCCGAGGCCCTGGCCCGGCAGGCCCTGCAGCATGCCGATACGCCGCTGGTGGGGCGCACCTGGCTGCAGCATGCAACGCCTGTGACCCTGGGCATGAAACTGGCCGGTGTCCTGGGTGCGCTGACGCGTCACCGCCAGCGCCTGCGCGAACTGCGCCCGCGCCTGACCTGCCTGCAGTTTGGTGGCGCCTCCGGCAGCCTGGCCGCGCTGGGCAGCAAGGCGCTGCCGGTGGCCGAAGCGCTGGCCGCGCAACTTCGCCTGAATTTGCCCGAACAGCCTTGGCACACCCAGCGCGATCGGCTGGTGGAGTTCGCCTCGGTGCTGGGCCTGATCGCCGGCAGCCTGGGTAAGTTCGGCCGCGACGTCAGCCTGCTGATGCAGACCGAGGCCGGTGAACTGTTCGAGCCTTCGGCGCCCGGCAAAGGCGGCTCCTCGACCATGCCGCACAAGCGCAATCCAGTAGGCGCGGCGGTGTTGATCGGCGCCGCGACCCGCGTGCCCGGCCTGCTCTCGACGCTGTTCGCCGCCATGCCCCAGGAGCACGAGCGTAGCCTTGGCTTGTGGCATGCCGAGTGGGAAACCCTGCCGGAGATCTGCTGCCTGGTGTCTGGCGCGCTGCAGCAGGCACGGCTGATCGCCGAGGGCATGGAGGTGGACGCCGAGCGCATGGGCCGCAACCTGGAACTGACCCAAGGTCTGGTGCTGGCCGAGGCGGTGAGCATCGTGCTGGCGCAACGCCTGGGGCGCGATACCGCCCACCATCTGCTGGAACAGTGCTGCCAGCGCGCCGTGGCCGAGGGGCGCCACCTGCGCGCCGTGCTCGGCGATGAGCGCCAGGTGACCGAGCAGCTCAGCGACGAAGAACTCGACCGTTTGCTCGATCCCGCCCACTACCTCGGTCAGGCCCGCGTCTGGGTGGCGCGCGCGGTGGCTGAACATCAACGTTTGACTGTCTGA
- a CDS encoding MFS family transporter, which yields MTSVHYTGEERKSRIFAIVGASSGNLVEWFDFYVYAFCAIYFAPAFFPSDDPTVQLLNTAGVFAAGFLMRPIGGWIFGRLADRHGRKHSLMISVLMMCAGSLLIACLPTYASIGAWAPALLLFARLVQGLSVGGEYGTTATYMSEVALRGQRGFFASFQYVTLIGGQLLAVLVVVILQQLLSDEELRAWGWRIPFVVGAVAALISLMLRRSLKETSSAETRQDKDAGSIAGLFRNHTAAFITVLGYTAGGSLIFYTFTTYMQKYLVNTAGMNAKSASFVMTGALFLFMILQPLFGMLSDRIGRRNSMLWFGALGTLFTVPLLMALKTVSSPFMAFVLVTLALCIVSFYTSISGLVKAEMFPPQVRALGVGLAYAVANAVFGGSAEYVALGLKSLGMENTFYWYVTAMMAIAFLFSLRLPKQAAYLHHDH from the coding sequence ATGACCTCAGTTCATTACACGGGCGAAGAGCGCAAAAGCCGCATCTTCGCTATCGTCGGTGCCTCCTCGGGCAATCTGGTGGAATGGTTCGACTTCTACGTCTACGCCTTCTGCGCCATCTATTTCGCCCCCGCCTTCTTCCCCTCGGACGATCCCACCGTTCAACTGCTCAACACCGCCGGCGTGTTCGCGGCGGGCTTTCTGATGCGACCGATCGGCGGCTGGATCTTCGGTCGCCTGGCCGACCGTCACGGACGCAAGCATTCGTTGATGATCTCGGTGCTGATGATGTGCGCCGGTTCCCTGCTGATCGCCTGTTTGCCGACCTACGCCAGCATCGGCGCCTGGGCCCCGGCGCTGCTGCTGTTCGCCCGCTTGGTGCAGGGCCTGTCGGTGGGCGGCGAGTACGGCACCACCGCGACCTACATGAGCGAGGTGGCGCTGCGCGGCCAACGCGGCTTCTTCGCCTCGTTCCAGTACGTCACCCTGATCGGCGGCCAATTGCTGGCGGTGCTGGTGGTGGTGATCCTGCAGCAACTGCTCAGCGATGAAGAGCTGCGCGCCTGGGGCTGGCGCATTCCGTTCGTGGTCGGCGCCGTCGCTGCGCTGATTTCGCTGATGCTGCGCCGTTCGCTCAAGGAAACCAGCAGCGCCGAGACCCGTCAGGACAAGGACGCCGGCAGCATCGCCGGGCTGTTCCGCAACCATACCGCCGCGTTCATCACGGTGCTGGGCTACACCGCGGGTGGCTCGCTGATTTTCTACACCTTCACCACCTACATGCAGAAGTATCTGGTCAACACGGCCGGCATGAACGCCAAGAGCGCGAGCTTCGTGATGACCGGCGCGCTGTTTCTGTTCATGATCCTGCAGCCACTGTTCGGCATGCTCTCCGACCGCATCGGTCGACGTAACTCGATGCTGTGGTTCGGTGCGTTGGGTACGCTGTTCACCGTGCCGCTGCTGATGGCGCTCAAAACCGTAAGCAGTCCGTTCATGGCGTTCGTGCTGGTGACCTTGGCACTGTGCATCGTCAGTTTCTACACCTCCATCAGCGGCCTGGTGAAGGCCGAGATGTTCCCGCCGCAGGTGCGTGCCCTTGGCGTCGGCCTGGCCTACGCGGTGGCCAATGCGGTGTTCGGCGGTTCCGCCGAGTACGTGGCCTTGGGTTTGAAGAGCCTGGGCATGGAGAACACTTTCTACTGGTACGTGACGGCAATGATGGCCATCGCCTTCCTGTTCAGCCTGCGCCTGCCCAAGCAGGCGGCGTACCTGCACCACGATCACTGA